Proteins from a single region of Streptomyces griseiscabiei:
- a CDS encoding aldo/keto reductase, which produces MEQRHLGRTGLRVSRIGLGTLTWGRDTDEHDAADMLKLFWEAGGSLVDTADVYGDGEAEYLLGQLMDGLVPRRDLVISTKAGSVPDPDRRFDGSRGHLLAALDASLARLGTDYVDVWHIHAYDPETPLDETLQALDLAVSSGRARYAGVSNFCGWQLAKAATWQLAAPGIRTRLASTQLEYSLLQRGVEREVLPAALDLGIGLLPSSPLGRGVLTAKYRHITPPDSRGGSEHMAPFVAPYLDETATSIVDAVQTAADGLAVTPIQVALAWVRDRPGVAAPIIGARNALQLAGALSVETLSLPDEICRALDDVSAPVHRYPDHDWSTL; this is translated from the coding sequence ATGGAGCAGAGGCATCTCGGCCGTACCGGCCTGCGCGTGTCCCGGATCGGGCTCGGCACCCTGACGTGGGGCCGCGACACGGACGAGCATGACGCCGCGGACATGTTGAAGCTGTTCTGGGAGGCGGGCGGAAGCCTCGTCGACACGGCCGACGTGTACGGGGACGGCGAGGCGGAGTATCTGCTCGGGCAGTTGATGGACGGGCTGGTGCCCCGCCGTGACCTTGTCATCTCCACGAAGGCCGGCAGCGTCCCGGACCCCGACCGCCGTTTCGACGGCTCCCGGGGCCACCTCCTCGCCGCCCTGGACGCCTCCCTGGCCCGGCTGGGCACGGACTACGTCGACGTGTGGCACATCCACGCCTACGACCCCGAGACCCCGCTCGACGAAACGCTCCAGGCCCTCGACCTGGCCGTCAGCAGCGGCCGCGCCCGCTACGCCGGGGTCTCCAACTTCTGCGGCTGGCAGCTGGCGAAGGCGGCCACCTGGCAGCTCGCGGCCCCCGGCATACGCACCCGTCTGGCCAGTACGCAGCTGGAGTACTCCCTGCTGCAGCGCGGCGTCGAGCGCGAGGTGCTGCCCGCCGCGCTGGACCTGGGCATCGGTCTGCTCCCCTCCTCGCCGCTGGGCCGCGGGGTGCTGACCGCCAAGTACCGCCACATCACGCCCCCGGACTCACGGGGCGGCTCGGAGCACATGGCGCCGTTCGTCGCGCCGTACCTCGACGAGACGGCGACGAGCATCGTGGACGCGGTACAGACCGCCGCGGACGGCCTCGCCGTGACCCCGATCCAGGTGGCCCTCGCCTGGGTGCGCGACCGGCCCGGGGTGGCCGCGCCCATCATCGGCGCGCGCAACGCGCTGCAGCTCGCGGGGGCACTGTCAGTGGAGACCCTTAGTCTTCCTGACGAGATCTGCCGGGCCCTCGACGATGTGTCGGCGCCCGTGCACCGCTATCCCGATCACGACTGGAGCACGCTGTGA
- a CDS encoding M20/M25/M40 family metallo-hydrolase yields the protein MSETDTGRHVTGEDEVVDLCRELIRIDTSNFGDHSGPGEREAAEWVAEKLAEVGLEPKIFESHPGRASTVARIEGEDPSRPALLIHGHTDVVPANAADWTHHPFSGEVADGCVWGRGAVDMKDMDAMTLAVVRDRLRSGRKPPRDIVLAFLADEEAGGTYGAKHLVKNHADLFEGVTEAISEVGGFSFTVNEQRRLYLIQTAEKGMHWMKLTVAGTAGHGSMIHRDNAITELSEAVARLGRHQFPVRVTKTTRAFLDELGDALGTTLDPEDMEGTLARLGGIAKLIGATLRNTANPTQLGAGYKVNVIPGEATAHVDGRFLPGFEEEFLADLDRILGPNVRREDTHSDKALETSFDGTIVDAMQSALLAEDPGAKAVPYMLSGGTDAKSFDDLGIRGFGFAPLKLPPELDFAGMFHGVDERVPVEGLKFGVRVLDRFIDAS from the coding sequence GTGAGTGAGACGGACACGGGCAGGCACGTGACCGGCGAGGACGAGGTCGTCGACCTCTGCCGCGAGCTGATCCGGATCGACACCAGCAACTTCGGCGACCACTCGGGCCCGGGTGAGCGCGAGGCCGCCGAGTGGGTCGCCGAGAAGCTGGCCGAGGTGGGGCTGGAGCCGAAGATCTTCGAGTCGCACCCGGGCCGCGCCTCGACGGTGGCCCGTATCGAGGGCGAGGACCCGTCCCGGCCCGCGCTGCTGATCCACGGCCACACCGACGTCGTCCCGGCCAACGCGGCGGACTGGACCCACCACCCCTTCTCCGGCGAGGTCGCGGACGGCTGTGTGTGGGGCCGGGGCGCCGTCGACATGAAGGACATGGACGCGATGACGCTGGCGGTCGTCCGCGACCGGCTGCGCAGCGGCCGCAAGCCCCCGCGCGACATCGTGCTCGCCTTCCTCGCCGACGAGGAGGCCGGCGGCACCTACGGGGCGAAGCACCTCGTGAAGAACCACGCCGATCTCTTCGAGGGCGTCACCGAGGCGATCAGCGAGGTCGGCGGGTTCTCCTTCACGGTGAACGAGCAGCGGCGGCTCTACCTGATCCAGACGGCCGAGAAGGGCATGCACTGGATGAAGCTCACGGTGGCCGGTACGGCCGGCCACGGCTCGATGATCCACCGGGACAACGCCATCACCGAGCTGTCGGAGGCCGTCGCCCGCCTCGGCCGCCACCAGTTCCCGGTCCGGGTCACCAAGACCACCCGGGCCTTCCTCGACGAACTCGGCGACGCGCTCGGCACCACGCTCGACCCGGAGGACATGGAGGGCACCCTCGCCCGGCTCGGCGGTATCGCCAAGCTCATCGGCGCGACCCTGCGCAACACCGCCAACCCGACGCAGCTCGGCGCCGGCTACAAGGTCAACGTCATCCCGGGCGAGGCCACCGCCCATGTCGACGGGCGGTTCCTGCCGGGCTTCGAGGAGGAGTTCCTCGCCGACCTCGACAGGATCCTCGGCCCGAACGTGCGGCGCGAGGACACGCACTCGGACAAGGCGCTGGAGACGTCCTTCGACGGGACGATCGTCGACGCCATGCAGTCCGCGCTGCTCGCCGAGGACCCGGGCGCGAAGGCGGTCCCGTACATGCTCTCCGGCGGTACGGACGCCAAGTCCTTCGACGACCTCGGTATCCGCGGTTTCGGGTTCGCGCCGCTGAAGTTGCCGCCGGAGCTGGACTTCGCGGGGATGTTCCACGGTGTGGACGAGCGGGTGCCGGTGGAGGGGCTGAAGTTCGGCGTACGCGTGCTCGACCGTTTCATCGACGCGTCCTGA
- a CDS encoding helix-hairpin-helix domain-containing protein yields the protein MSTEPATTEPDEPGGRGDGTPADGTTAPGEGDPAADSESAQTAKATEADGAEADGTETDGTEAAPAGTTSEAAPEVSEAQAELAAQRLERERIERRKAEKSAPITSGAKLSGTAADLLAAVRAVEGGRKPTATAFDEPEPAPRRPAPEPVREPRPMTPAPGAAAPSGETLDAVRAVLADGGAPEALVPQVAEALGEGAGARLREDPWQLLRVPGVRPEQADGFARALLGAECRPDDERRGRAVTVWLLEQAAVAGHTALEAPALVAALARRSVPDPDEAVQSTVAEGEALVFQDALDDTPHTTRSAPVDAGPDAGGDETEEERPVRVLIGLERYALAEESLADGLARVVNSLPKEDPAGWESAAASAPRSAAELIRAVAGHGLVLHTGGEAARAEPAALVTAARTLGLRAYAATHSADGGRRFAARLDSAESGDSAGGGDTEEGAAPAVATLAGLLSGAEGPGRDVDGALALDLLVVLDAPQLDVETAALLAESLPDGARLVLSGDPGVLWSAGPGRVFADLLAARTCPQVASRTPDFGPVGELVSGIGIGELNQVDAPGKEVVIVPVRDAGEAVHRTAQLVVDSVPRAFGITAEEVQVITPGHGGAAGTRALNAALKERLNPGPGRFGGFDPGDRVAYSPAPGRTTPGRVVRADAEGLHLECAGVAVVVPKERVEQRVRHGWALTAHQAVGQRWPAAVVVLPGDAAQVLSRPWVYTAFGRAERHLSVVHGVEQALPHAVAEVPAKPRTTRLPALLRAQVPAAD from the coding sequence GTGAGCACGGAGCCCGCGACCACGGAGCCGGACGAGCCGGGGGGACGGGGCGACGGGACCCCTGCCGACGGCACCACCGCGCCCGGTGAAGGGGACCCGGCGGCGGACAGCGAGTCCGCGCAGACCGCGAAAGCCACGGAAGCGGACGGCGCAGAGGCGGACGGCACCGAGACGGACGGCACCGAGGCCGCCCCGGCCGGGACCACCTCCGAAGCCGCCCCCGAAGTCTCCGAGGCACAGGCCGAGTTGGCGGCTCAGCGACTGGAGCGGGAGCGGATCGAGCGGCGAAAGGCGGAGAAGTCGGCGCCGATCACGAGCGGGGCCAAGCTCAGCGGGACGGCCGCCGATCTGCTGGCCGCCGTACGGGCGGTGGAGGGCGGCCGGAAACCCACGGCGACCGCCTTCGACGAGCCGGAGCCCGCGCCGCGCAGGCCCGCGCCCGAGCCGGTGCGGGAGCCCCGGCCCATGACGCCCGCGCCCGGTGCGGCGGCCCCGTCGGGCGAGACCCTCGACGCGGTGCGCGCGGTGCTGGCCGACGGCGGCGCCCCCGAGGCACTGGTGCCCCAGGTCGCCGAGGCGCTCGGCGAGGGCGCCGGGGCCCGACTGCGCGAGGATCCCTGGCAGTTGCTGCGGGTTCCGGGCGTACGGCCGGAGCAGGCGGACGGGTTCGCGCGGGCACTGCTCGGCGCGGAGTGCCGCCCGGACGACGAGCGGCGGGGCCGGGCGGTCACCGTGTGGCTGCTGGAGCAGGCGGCCGTCGCCGGTCATACGGCGCTGGAGGCGCCGGCCCTGGTCGCGGCGCTCGCCCGGCGTTCCGTGCCCGATCCCGACGAGGCCGTCCAGAGCACCGTGGCCGAGGGTGAGGCCCTGGTCTTCCAGGACGCGCTGGACGACACCCCGCACACGACACGGTCGGCCCCCGTGGACGCCGGCCCGGACGCGGGCGGCGACGAGACGGAGGAGGAGCGCCCGGTCCGTGTCCTCATCGGTCTGGAGCGTTACGCCCTCGCCGAGGAGAGCCTCGCCGACGGGCTCGCCCGGGTCGTGAACTCCCTGCCCAAGGAGGACCCGGCCGGCTGGGAGTCGGCGGCGGCCTCGGCGCCGCGTTCCGCCGCCGAGCTGATCCGCGCCGTCGCCGGACACGGACTCGTGCTGCACACGGGCGGCGAGGCGGCCCGCGCCGAACCGGCTGCGCTGGTCACGGCCGCCCGGACGCTCGGGCTGCGGGCGTACGCGGCGACGCACAGCGCGGACGGCGGACGGCGGTTCGCCGCGCGCCTGGACTCAGCCGAGAGCGGCGACTCCGCCGGGGGCGGCGACACCGAGGAGGGCGCCGCCCCCGCCGTGGCGACCCTCGCCGGGCTGCTCTCCGGTGCCGAGGGACCCGGCCGTGATGTGGACGGCGCGCTCGCCCTCGACCTGCTCGTGGTGCTGGACGCGCCCCAGCTGGACGTGGAGACCGCCGCCCTGCTGGCCGAGTCGCTGCCCGACGGGGCCCGGCTGGTGCTCAGCGGCGACCCGGGGGTGCTGTGGTCCGCCGGGCCCGGCCGGGTCTTCGCGGATCTGCTCGCCGCCCGTACCTGCCCCCAGGTCGCCTCGCGGACACCCGACTTCGGGCCCGTCGGCGAGCTGGTCTCCGGGATCGGGATCGGCGAGCTGAACCAGGTCGACGCGCCCGGCAAGGAGGTCGTGATCGTGCCGGTGCGGGACGCGGGCGAGGCGGTGCACCGGACCGCCCAGCTCGTCGTGGACTCGGTGCCCAGGGCGTTCGGGATCACCGCCGAGGAGGTGCAGGTGATCACCCCCGGACACGGGGGCGCGGCGGGGACACGCGCGCTCAACGCCGCGCTCAAGGAACGGCTGAACCCCGGGCCCGGCCGCTTCGGCGGGTTCGACCCGGGCGACCGCGTGGCCTACTCCCCCGCGCCGGGCCGTACGACACCGGGCCGGGTGGTGAGGGCCGACGCCGAGGGGCTGCATCTGGAGTGCGCGGGCGTGGCCGTCGTCGTCCCGAAGGAGCGGGTCGAGCAGAGGGTGCGGCACGGGTGGGCGCTGACCGCGCACCAGGCGGTGGGGCAGCGATGGCCGGCGGCGGTCGTGGTGCTGCCGGGGGACGCGGCGCAGGTCCTCAGCCGCCCCTGGGTCTACACGGCCTTCGGCCGGGCCGAGCGGCATCTGTCCGTGGTGCACGGGGTGGAGCAGGCCCTGCCCCACGCGGTCGCCGAGGTGCCGGCGAAGCCCCGCACCACCCGGCTGCCGGCGTTGCTGAGGGCCCAGGTGCCGGCGGCGGATTGA
- the chpH gene encoding chaplin ChpH — translation MLKKVVAAAAATGGLVLAGAGLAVADAGAQGAAVGSPGVASGNVVQVPVHVPVNVCGNTISVIGLLNPAFGNTCINK, via the coding sequence ATGCTCAAGAAGGTCGTCGCCGCTGCGGCAGCCACCGGTGGTCTGGTTCTCGCGGGCGCGGGTCTGGCCGTCGCCGACGCCGGGGCCCAGGGTGCCGCCGTCGGCTCCCCGGGTGTCGCGTCCGGCAACGTCGTCCAGGTGCCGGTTCACGTCCCCGTGAACGTGTGCGGCAACACGATCTCGGTGATCGGGCTGCTGAACCCCGCCTTCGGCAACACCTGCATCAACAAGTGA
- a CDS encoding chaplin, with translation MRQVTRKGLMTVAAASGVLAAAGGAAHADAGAQGSATNSPGVLSGNTVQAPVEAEVNVCGNTVSVVGLLNPAAGNKCSNGGGGKHARGGGHGGGGHGGGSQASGHASDSPGVASGNVVQVPVHVPVNVCGNSVDVLGIGNPATDNDCHNGGVGDGGYGSSHGGSQADGHTSGSPGVGSGNTVQVPVHVPVNLCGNTVSVIGVGNGVFGNDCGNPGGGGAPETPDDGHQNPPGDSEEASPQVPTKPVQPGKPDGEVSRGDTNTPGTQSVSRPDGAAQLAQTGAELPLGLALPLGAGALIGGALIYRKARAAAL, from the coding sequence ATGCGACAGGTCACCCGCAAAGGCCTCATGACGGTGGCGGCCGCGTCCGGAGTCCTCGCCGCGGCGGGCGGTGCGGCGCACGCCGACGCCGGCGCGCAGGGCTCCGCCACCAACTCACCCGGCGTGCTCTCCGGCAACACCGTGCAGGCGCCGGTGGAAGCCGAGGTCAATGTCTGCGGCAACACGGTGAGCGTGGTCGGACTGCTCAACCCGGCGGCAGGCAACAAGTGTTCCAACGGCGGAGGCGGCAAGCACGCCCGTGGCGGCGGCCACGGTGGGGGCGGCCACGGCGGCGGCTCCCAGGCCTCCGGTCACGCCAGTGACTCGCCGGGTGTGGCGTCCGGCAATGTCGTCCAGGTGCCGGTGCACGTTCCGGTCAACGTGTGCGGCAACAGCGTCGACGTCCTCGGCATCGGCAACCCCGCCACTGACAACGACTGCCACAACGGTGGCGTTGGCGATGGCGGCTACGGCTCCTCGCACGGCGGCTCCCAGGCGGACGGCCACACCAGTGGCTCGCCGGGTGTGGGCTCCGGCAACACCGTGCAGGTCCCGGTGCACGTTCCGGTCAACCTGTGCGGCAACACCGTCAGCGTGATCGGTGTCGGCAACGGCGTCTTCGGCAACGACTGCGGGAACCCGGGCGGCGGAGGGGCGCCCGAGACCCCGGACGACGGCCACCAGAACCCGCCGGGCGACTCCGAGGAGGCGTCCCCGCAGGTACCGACCAAGCCGGTCCAGCCGGGCAAGCCCGACGGTGAGGTCTCCCGCGGGGACACCAACACCCCGGGCACGCAGAGCGTCAGCCGGCCCGACGGTGCCGCGCAGCTCGCCCAGACCGGCGCGGAACTGCCGCTGGGCCTCGCGCTCCCGCTGGGCGCGGGCGCACTGATCGGGGGCGCCCTGATCTACCGCAAGGCACGGGCCGCCGCGCTGTAG
- a CDS encoding DUF5703 family protein, translating to MPEYEFVDVYVPRGVSRKDATRLLTDHAEYGHWELDRLSLLRDGSRRVRLRRRIIRQVRATW from the coding sequence ATGCCGGAATACGAATTTGTCGACGTGTACGTACCGCGCGGGGTTTCCCGCAAGGACGCCACACGCCTGCTGACGGACCATGCCGAGTACGGACACTGGGAGTTGGACCGACTGAGCCTGCTGCGTGATGGCAGCCGCAGGGTGCGGTTGCGCCGACGGATCATCCGCCAGGTGCGCGCCACGTGGTGA